CAAGTTTTTGCGTCAAGAACTTTTGAAGCAATAACTGCAAATCAACAGGCATCAAATCTTCGCGATCAGGAAACTGATTTCTAAACCATTGAGTATATAAATTATTCATTTTTGTTCCTAATTCGTTATTAGGATCATTGGCACCATAATAAAGTAAATAATATAAATCTAGAAAAATATAATTTTTCTCAGACCATTCCCAATCAACAATAACGATTTCTCCTTCATCAGTTATTAGACAATTCTCTAAGCCCATATCTCCATGAATCCAAGACACAGGAAGGAGTAATTGGCTATTATAGATCATTTTAGTTGTGTTTAATATAATTTCAGCTTCTGATTTCGACCATCCATGAGAGACCAATATATCTTCTGTTAAATTAGCAAAATGGGAAATAAAACGAGCTGGCGTTTCTAACTCCACTCCATTAGCATCATACCAAGATAATAACGGTTCAAATAGATCAGCACTTCTATCTTCTCCCACTTTTGGCTTTTTTCCTATAATTTGCTCATACCACACCACTGGCGTATCTGAAATAGGACTATCATTAGAATGATCAACAATAATTTTAGGAACTCGAAATAAATTTAGTTTTTCTGCTTGTCGGATGGCTACCACTTCATTTTCAACAAGAGTTTTACCTTGTTGTTTATAATAAATTTTACAAATAACCTTCTCTTCTGGATAAAAAGCCAGAATATTATAGGAAATCCTAATTTGGTCAACAAAGGCTTTAGCTTGCCCAATGGGAAGTAAGTGGTTGACTACGGTATCTAGAGAATATTTACCTTTCACTACTTGCGGATAGTATTCCCAATTCTTAACTCTTGAAAAGAAACTACAAATTTTAATCCAACGATAATTACTAAGAAAATAAGAATCAACAAAAATCGACTTCTGTTGGCGATTCTTAGAATCAAATAATCCTGATGCGTCTTCGCACTTTTCTAAATCTTGTAAAACTTGTCCTAAGGTAACATCTGGAATTTGTGATAAGGGTTCTGATAAAGGAGATACAGGTTCAGTCATCGTTTTTACTTAATTTTAACCGTTTAATTAACTTGATTGTACCTGTATAAGGAATTGAACGCAATTACAGCGTGATCCCCCCCTTAACAAAAGCAGGGTCGTTTCATTTTAATTATCACATTTGTGAAAAATTTATTACCAAAAAATCTTGAAATTGATCACTTTTTAGATTAATTTTGGTGAGTTACTACTAAGAGAGATTAATAAAATCGCTCGCCATAACTATATTGAAATAACTATAGATTTTATTATTCTGATAAAGCGTTACAAATTTTTTTAGCATCTGCAATGACCTTTTCTTGATAAGTTGCTAATAATTCTTGCGCTTGTTCTTCAGTAATTTTCTCAGTTACTTGTTGATTGAGTAAATGAGTTTTGAGATTTTTTAATCTTAAGGGCAAGTCTGTATTTTTTAATCCTACCCAAGTTTGTAAATTTTCTACTATAAACTGTTGAAGCCTCAACTGTAAGTCAAGAGACATTGTATTTTCTTCCTCAGGAAACTTATCTTTAAACCATTTGGTATATAAATTAGTCATTGCTATTTCTGCATTAAAAGCAGGATCATTACCCCCATAAGAAAGTAAAGAATATAAATCTAGAAAAATATAATTTTTTCCATACCATTCCCAATCAATAATAACGATTTCCCCTTCGTCCGTTACTAAACAATTTGATAATCCCATATCTCCATGAATCCAAGAAACAGGAAGTAAGAGCTGACAATTTTGAATTTTATTAATTGTCGTTAAAATAATTTCTGCTTCTGATTTCGACCACCCCTGAGAGACTAATATATCTTCTGTTAAATCAGCAAAAGGGGCAATAAAACGAGCTGGCGTTTCTAACTCCACCCCGTGAGCATCATACCAAGATAATAACTTTTCAAATACCTCAATACTTTTATTTTCTCCCGCTCTTTGTGTTTTCCCTGAAATTTGCTCATACCACACCACTGGCGTATCTGAAATAGGACTATCATTAGAATGATCAACAATAATTTTAGGAACTCGAAATAAATTTAGTTTTTCTGCCTGTCGGATAGCTACTACTTCATTTTTAGCATAAATTTTACCTTTTCTTCGATAATAAATTTTACAAACAACCTTCTCTCTTGGATAAAATGCCAAAATATTATAGGAAATCCTAATTTGATCAACAAAGGATTTAGCTCGCCCAATCGGAAGTAAATAGTCAATTACTTGATCTAGGGAATATTTACCTTTTATTACTTGGAGATAGTATTCCCAATTCTTAAGTCTTGAAAAAAAACTGCAAATTTTTATCAAGCGATAAGCATCTACT
This window of the Euhalothece natronophila Z-M001 genome carries:
- a CDS encoding phosphotransferase, producing the protein MTEPVSPLSEPLSQIPDVTLGQVLQDLEKCEDASGLFDSKNRQQKSIFVDSYFLSNYRWIKICSFFSRVKNWEYYPQVVKGKYSLDTVVNHLLPIGQAKAFVDQIRISYNILAFYPEEKVICKIYYKQQGKTLVENEVVAIRQAEKLNLFRVPKIIVDHSNDSPISDTPVVWYEQIIGKKPKVGEDRSADLFEPLLSWYDANGVELETPARFISHFANLTEDILVSHGWSKSEAEIILNTTKMIYNSQLLLPVSWIHGDMGLENCLITDEGEIVIVDWEWSEKNYIFLDLYYLLYYGANDPNNELGTKMNNLYTQWFRNQFPDREDLMPVDLQLLLQKFLTQKLERLGKFSVNKNLPLQLTNLKNYLLNKEVSEEKAEKWLASYKEQVIEDAEKICNALAEG
- a CDS encoding phosphotransferase — encoded protein: MTEPVSPLSEPLSKIPQASLGQVLQDLEKCEDASGLFDSKKRQQKSIFVDSYAVDAYRLIKICSFFSRLKNWEYYLQVIKGKYSLDQVIDYLLPIGRAKSFVDQIRISYNILAFYPREKVVCKIYYRRKGKIYAKNEVVAIRQAEKLNLFRVPKIIVDHSNDSPISDTPVVWYEQISGKTQRAGENKSIEVFEKLLSWYDAHGVELETPARFIAPFADLTEDILVSQGWSKSEAEIILTTINKIQNCQLLLPVSWIHGDMGLSNCLVTDEGEIVIIDWEWYGKNYIFLDLYSLLSYGGNDPAFNAEIAMTNLYTKWFKDKFPEEENTMSLDLQLRLQQFIVENLQTWVGLKNTDLPLRLKNLKTHLLNQQVTEKITEEQAQELLATYQEKVIADAKKICNALSE